AGGCTTGTACTACTGCCGGTAATTGAATGTTATCAAAAACAATTTCGCGTACTTCCTGGGTTTTAGGCGCTTCTTTTACGGTTGGTCGCGGTATTTCTTTGGTGCCTTTGGGGATAGTTGAGAAATACTTCTGAATTAATTCTTTAGCTTGGTTTACGTCGATGTCGCCGGCAATGCTCAAAGTAGCATTATTGGGCACGTAAAAAGTTTTATAAAAATCGACAAATTCTTCTAGCGAAGCTTGGTCGATGTACTGCGCCGAGCCAATGGGCACCCAGCGGTAGGGGTGTTCGGAGAAGGCGTTGCCAAAAGCTTTTTCCAGAATAGTTCCGTAAGGCTGGTTATCAATGCGTTCTTTTTTCTCTTCTTTAATTACGTTGCGCTGCGTTTCTACCCCGGCCTGATCGATTTTAGCGCTGCGCATCCGCTCCGATTCCAGCCATAAACCCAAAGCTAATTGGTTGGAAGGTAAAACTTCGTAGTAATACGTGCGGTCTTGCGAGGTATTGGCGTTTAAAGTGCCGCCGGCAGTTTGTACTAAGTTGGTGAATTGGCCTCGTTTAATGTTTTCGGAGCCCTCAAACATTAAGTGCTCAAAAAAGTGGGCAAAACCGGTACGGTTCGATTGTTCGTTTTTAGAGCCCACGTGGTACATCACCGATACGGCCACAATAGGGGTAGTTTTATCGGGTTGCAGAATTACGTGCAAACCATTATCCAGGGTATATTCGATAAAATCAATCTTATTGCTTTGCGCACGCGCCAAAAAAGCTGTGCAAAGCAACAGACAGGTAATTAATTTTCTTTTCATAAAAGCGTTGGGAATAATTAAAAATTTAAAAGAAGGTTGCGTATAAATTAAAATAGTAAGAGGCTAGTGGTTTTACAGACTTGAGTTGAAAGCAAATATAAGCAAAAGTGCCAGGAATTACGCGCTCTTTTAACCAGGATAATCATTTAAAATGCCGTTGCGGTTGTTGCTTAATCCTGGTTATTTTGCTTTACAGACTTTATTATTTATACTGTTTATTTACCTTGTATCGGTATTTTTAAAATTTAAAAATCTTCTGGAGCGTAGTTAATTTCGTTTACTAAACGATAATTCTTAATTTTCCTTGTTTTATGTCGGGAATAGTTGCCCGTAGGTATTATGAAAAATAAAGTAAATCCAAATACAAGCTTATTTCCAAAGCCAAATTCTTTGTTTAATCTTAACCGCCGCGGCTTTATTTTTAAAACGGCGCAAATGGCCGGTTTAAGTTTAGGTTGGGGCTTGTTTGCAAAATCCTCAAAAGCAGCAACGCGCGCAGTTTATAATTCTGCCGCTTTGCCGGATAAATCGCCTTTGCCAGCTTGGAAACACCCGGACTTGATAATTTTGAGCGATAAACCTATAAATGC
The sequence above is a segment of the Adhaeribacter swui genome. Coding sequences within it:
- a CDS encoding M16 family metallopeptidase → MKRKLITCLLLCTAFLARAQSNKIDFIEYTLDNGLHVILQPDKTTPIVAVSVMYHVGSKNEQSNRTGFAHFFEHLMFEGSENIKRGQFTNLVQTAGGTLNANTSQDRTYYYEVLPSNQLALGLWLESERMRSAKIDQAGVETQRNVIKEEKKERIDNQPYGTILEKAFGNAFSEHPYRWVPIGSAQYIDQASLEEFVDFYKTFYVPNNATLSIAGDIDVNQAKELIQKYFSTIPKGTKEIPRPTVKEAPKTQEVREIVFDNIQLPAVVQAYHIPEQTNPDYYAITMLTNLLTGGESARLNKALVDQQQKAVYVGSFPMQLEDPGLFLAFAVANAGVNIDEVERSMDAEIERVKKEQVSEVEFQKLRNQIENSFIQKNFTAAGRAEQLANYHTFYKNTNLINTELQNFLKVTKEDLARVANQYFTRENRVVLHYLPKSNN